Part of the Hydrogenispora ethanolica genome, GCACTGGAGCCGTTAAACCCTGAAAGCCCGGCTGATCCGGTATGCTATTATTATTCTCCCGCAGCGGCGCAGAGACGCAGTGAAAAGATTCAAGCGACGATTGATTTTATATCGAAACTCTGCGCCTTTGCGTCTCCGCGGGAGGTATTCTTTTGGTTCTCAATCTTTATGAAACGACCGGCGCCTGGGAATGAAGGACTGTTTTAATAATGGCTGTTTCGGCATGCCATTTTGATTCTCCCGCAGCGGCGCGGAGGCGCAGTGAAAAGATTCAAGCGACGATTGATTTTATATCGAAACTCTGCGCCTTTGCGCCTCCGCGGGAGGTATTCTTTTGGTTCTCAATCTTTTNNNNNNNNTGGCGCAGTGAAAAGATTCAAGCGACGATTGATTTTATATCGAAACTCTGCGCCTTTGCGCCTCCGCGGGAGGTATTCTTTTGGTTCTCAATCTTTTTGAAACGACCGGCGCCTGGGAATGAAGGACTGTTTTAATAATGGCTGTTTCGGCATGCCATTTTGATTCTCCCGCAGCGGCGCGGAGGCGCAGTGAAAAGATTCAAGCGACGATTGATTTTATATCGAAACTCTGCGCCTTTGCGCCTCCGCGGGAGGTATTCTTTTGGTTCTCAATCTTTTTGAAACGGTATCTTTTACGCTTCTCCCTGAACCGGCTTGCCGGCCTCGATCAGCACTTGATTCCCAAACATCAAAAATCCCTGAATCACCATCAGCAACCCCGTCCCCGCCAACAGCCATTCGATCTTGATAAAATCGGCCACCGGCCCGAACACCAGCATTCCCAAAGGCATCATACTGCTGGCGATCATGCCCATCACCCCGAAAACCCGGCCCAAAAAAGCCTCTTCCACTTTCTGCTGCAACAAGACCGTAGCCGGTGTATTAAAGACCGGTATCACCACTCCGATGAAGGCCATGACCGTCAGGTATATCCAGAAAACGGGGATGAAGCCCAGCGCAACGATAGCCACTCCGTTCGCCAGAACCGATAGCGCCATGGTGTGAACTTTATTCTGAAAACCGCCCCAAGCCGCTATAATCAACCCACCGGCCATCATCCCCAGCGAAAAAGTGATTTCAATGGCGGAGAGGCGCCAGACTTCGTTGCCGAAGCTCCGTGTGACTTGGAGGGGCGTTAAAAAGGCCGCGGGCGCGATCAGGATGAAAAAGAAGATAATAAACAGGAAAAAGGTTTTTACGTAGCCGTGGTTTTTGATATACGCCAGTCCTTCGCGCAGATCCTCAAAATAGCCCGTTGTTTGTCGGGTTAAGGCTTTGGCGTGGGCCGGGACGTGCAGAAATAAGAGCAGGATCGCGACGGCCACGGCCGCCGTCACCACATCAATCAAGAAGATGGCCTCAATGGTCGCCATTGTCAGCAGGGCGGCGCTCAGCATCGGAGAGACGATCATCATCGCCGATTGAATGCTGCTGTTGATGGCGTTCACCCGGGTGAGTTGATCCCCCGGGACCAACTGCGGCAGGAACGCGCCCACCGCCGGCGTCTGCACCGCCGACCCCAGGGAACGAAGCACCGACGCGCCAAACAGCAACCATGACGATTGGTATCCCGAGAAAAACAGGATGGCCAAAACCAGGGTCGTCGCGGCGATGAGCGCGTCGGACAAAATAATCAGCATCTTGCGATGATAACGGTCGGCCCATACTCCCGCAAAGGGCGCCAGAAAAAAGCCCGGCAGGAAACCGCAGATAATGGCGACGGTCATCATCGTGCCCGACTGGGTTTTTAACGTAATATACCAGGTGATGGCATGTTGGACCAAGGTCGAGCCGAAGAGCGATATCGCCTGGCTCGTCAAGAAGAGGATGGTATTCTTTTGCCAATTTGAATTCATTGTCGACACTCCGCTTATCGATAGATTTAACCTTTGAAGTTTTCACATTTCGGGGCAATAAAAAAACAGATCATTGTCCCTCAAGCGGACTCTGATCTGCCTATCTCCCATCACAAGATCATCGAATAAAGAAGGGTGCCGTAACCGGAGCGGCGTCCATTTATTCCATGCCTTGATTCGTAAAAATAAGCACAACAAAAAGTCCCCTCGAGTGGAGGGAATAATTCTTTCGTCGTTAGCTTATCTTAAACGAACAAAATGCATGAAATCGGTATCCTCCGGTTCATAGACTCAAAGTTATTATGCCATAAAAGAGCGGTTTGTTCAAGGCGATTTTATCCTATCCCCCGCCGCAAAATATTCCAGGTCCCAAAATATAGGGTATCATTCCTGTCTTTCTCAGGCAAGGGAAAGAACGGCTATCTCTCATTCCATCTTCAAAGGATCTTGGCGCGACGGAATTACAGCCGCGCCGGAGTTTATGAGGATACGGTTTCACTCTTCCCGTCCTCAACCTCGGGAACGGGCGGTTCCGCCGAAGCATCGACCGGTTCCCGCACCAGCAACGTAAGGATAAAGCCGGCTACCGGCAAGACTGCCAACAGATTGAACACCCATGGCAATCCCAGCGCATCGGCAAAATGACCGATCATCAAGACGCCCAAGGCTCCCAATCCGATACTGAACCCCAGTGTCAGTCCCGAGGCCATGGCGACATTACCCGGCATCATCTTCTGCGCCATCACCAGGCTGCTGGTAAAGGTCGCCGCCAGCAGCACGCTGACCAGGGCCAAGAGAATAAACGCTGCCACGCCGTCCGTTGCCTTGAAGAGATATAACAGCGGGGCCACCGGCAAAATCGAGTATAGCATGACCTTTTTGCTGCCGTAGCGGTCACTGAAAGGTCCGCCCAGCAAAGTGCCGACTGCTCCGGCAGCCAAATAAACCGTCAGTAACGAAGCGGCATAAGCGGAACTGCCATGCAGGAACGATGTACAATACAACGGGACAAAGGTGTTGAGCCCCGAGTTTACCGTCGCCCGGATGAGTACCATTCCGAGCAATGCCGCCAACGGTACATTGATCCGGATGGCGATTTTGGCTTTCCCGGCGCCTTCCGGTGTGGGCTGCGGTAGCCGGGCGAACTGCTTCATCGCCAAAAGCAGCAGAACGCCCATTACCATATTGGGCAATGCGAATAAATACCGGAGGACGGGATTGCCCAATAACAGGGCTCCCAGA contains:
- a CDS encoding MFS transporter: MNSNWQKNTILFLTSQAISLFGSTLVQHAITWYITLKTQSGTMMTVAIICGFLPGFFLAPFAGVWADRYHRKMLIILSDALIAATTLVLAILFFSGYQSSWLLFGASVLRSLGSAVQTPAVGAFLPQLVPGDQLTRVNAINSSIQSAMMIVSPMLSAALLTMATIEAIFLIDVVTAAVAVAILLLFLHVPAHAKALTRQTTGYFEDLREGLAYIKNHGYVKTFFLFIIFFFILIAPAAFLTPLQVTRSFGNEVWRLSAIEITFSLGMMAGGLIIAAWGGFQNKVHTMALSVLANGVAIVALGFIPVFWIYLTVMAFIGVVIPVFNTPATVLLQQKVEEAFLGRVFGVMGMIASSMMPLGMLVFGPVADFIKIEWLLAGTGLLMVIQGFLMFGNQVLIEAGKPVQGEA
- a CDS encoding MFS transporter is translated as MADLSSGALFVALPFFKAKFGLSYAELTAIVLIQNLTSSVSQPLFGYWSDRQSRLWWMPFGCIVVGTMMLASLLVPTYPLVLLCTSVSGFGSAIFHPEGAKIINWLSGKAKGKGASLFSVGGNVGFALGSLFLGALLLGNPVLRYLFALPNMVMGVLLLLAMKQFARLPQPTPEGAGKAKIAIRINVPLAALLGMVLIRATVNSGLNTFVPLYCTSFLHGSSAYAASLLTVYLAAGAVGTLLGGPFSDRYGSKKVMLYSILPVAPLLYLFKATDGVAAFILLALVSVLLAATFTSSLVMAQKMMPGNVAMASGLTLGFSIGLGALGVLMIGHFADALGLPWVFNLLAVLPVAGFILTLLVREPVDASAEPPVPEVEDGKSETVSS